The genome window TTCATCCGTGGACGCTCTTTCCTGCACAAGGCGCTCGGTATCAGTTTCACGGTGCCCCAGGGCTTCGTCCTGGAAAACTCGGCCGAGGCCGTGCTCGCCAGCAACTCCTCCGGAACCGCGCTGCGCTTCGACGGAGCGGACCTGACCGACTTCGCCTCACTCTCCGCCTATATGACCAGCGGCTGGATCAACGGACTGGTGCGCGACAGCGTGCGCGAGGACACGGTGAACGGCCTGCCCGCCGTAACCGCCTCCGCCGTGACGGATGGCTGGTCCTTCCGCATCGCCGTCGTTCGCATCGGACGCACCGGATACCGCTTCATCTTCGCCTCGCGCACTGGCGGTGCGGACTTCACGCGCGACTATCAAAAAACCGTGGACAGCTTTCGCCAGCTCACACCGACGGAGCGGGCCCGCCTGCGGCCGTTGCGCATCAAGGTGATCCGCGCGGACGCCGGAGACACACCGGAACGGCTCGCCGTCGGCATGAGCGGTGTGGAGGCATCCCGACGGCTGTCGCTGTTTTCGATCCTCAACCAGACACCGCCAGGCGAAGCGATCGCCGCCGGCACGCCTCTGAAACTGGTCGTCGACTGAGCACCTCACGCGCGACGGGCGTCTCAGCCGACACACAACCGCCAACGACCTTGCGACCTCCAGTTCCCGGCTTCGGTCAGTTTTCAGATGGCTTGGAAGTTTGACGCAAGTCTGATAGGCAAAGTCACCTGTCGCGAGTATCTCGCTGAGTTCAACCGCAGAAAAATCGATGAATTCCCAGCAACGCATCGGCATAATGGTTTGCACTGCGGCACGCTCCAATATGCTCGCAAGATGCTTAAGGTCTTTGGCCGGACAGGAGTTGCCACGCTCCGTTCAGGCGGAGATCTGTGTTATCGACAATTGCGAGAAGGGAAGCGCGCAAGCTGTCGTAGACGAACTCTCCGGTCTGGACGGCTGGCCCATCCATTATTTCCAGGAGGTTCGGCGCGGCATTCCTTTCGCCCGGAATCGCTCTGTCGATGTCGCGCTTGATCGTGGCTACGACTGGATCGCCCTGATTGATGATGACGAGCAGGCTTGCGACGGTTGGCTGGCAACCCTTTTCGAAGTTGCACAAGATGAAGCTGCCGATGTTGTATCGGGGCCTGTCGTCAGGTCCTACGCAGCTCCGCCTCCGTCTTGGTGGAAGACGTTGAAGCCGATCGATGGCCCCAAGGGCACGATTCTGACAGAAGCACCGACAAACAATACACTCTTCGCCCGGAAACTCATCGAGCCGGAGAAATATGGCCTTCGGTTCGAGAGCGCACTGACCTTCGGATTCGAGGATATCGACTTCTTCCAAAGAGCGCATGCCCTGGGATGCAAAATCGTCTGGACGCCAGATGCGGTCGTCGAGGAAGAAATACCGCTTAGCCGCGTAACGACCACGCGTTTGCTCCAGCGCGCCATGTCGAGCGCTGCCGCTCACGCGTTTGCAACGCGACTGCGACACGGTCGCCGATATTCTGTGCTGAAATTTCTTCCAAAGGCCGTGCGCCGTATCCTTGGAGGCGCGATCCTGTCTGTGTCGGCGTGGCCGTTTCACGCATTGGGCCTTTCCCGCGGCACCCACTTCCACTATAAGGGGCGGCTTCGTTTGATGCGTGGGTTGGGCAACATCCGCGGGCTGACCAGGCACCTTCCCGACTATTACGCCACTGTTGACGGACATTAAGCCATATGAATGAGCCAACGGTCCACGTGTCGCATATCCATCTGGGGATTAAGGGTGGGGCCGAGCGCTTCTTCGTCAGTCTGGTTCGCGCCCTTGCGGAGCGCGGCGTTTCACAGCAGGCATTTCTTTTCCCCGACCGCGTCTGGAAGGATCAGATCTCCGATGTTTGCGCAATCCATGAACTAACGTTCAGTCGCTCACACATTGCCCGCTTCTTTACAAATAGACGTATTGCGAAGATTAACAGAGATTTTCGGACAAATGTTATGATGTCCTGGATGCCGCAGGCCACAAGATGGCTGCCGGACGACCCCAATATACTCACACTGGCGAGGCTCGGCGATTATCCCGAGAAGCTCGATTACTTCGTGAATTGCGATTACCTTGTCTGCAATACACCGGATATTGCGAAGAGCGTTGCCGGCCAGGGCTGGCCTTCCGAACGCGCCAAGGTGATTTCGAATTTTACGGATACCACACCCGTGCCGCCCGCCCGGCGGTCTCGCTTTCAGACGCCGGACGATGCCTTTGTCGTGCTCGGGACGGGCCGGTTCGTCAAACGCAAGGGCTTCGATACGCTGGTTGAAGCCATGCGACACACATCTGATCGTGTGGTTCTCTGGCTCATGGGCGAAGGAGAGGAAGAGGGCGCGTTACGTCAACTGGTTGAGACCCACGGATTGGGCGAGCGTGTCCGGTTCTTGGGATGGACACTTGATCCGGCCCCCTATCTGGCCGCTGCGGATGCGCTTTGTATTCCCTCACGCCATGAACCGCTTGGCAATGTCGTGCTTGAGGCCTGGGCCAGTGAAAAGCCGGTCGTGGCGACGACAAGCGAGGGACCGAGTTGGCTGATCGAAGAGAAGAAAAACGGACTGCTGGTTCCCGTTGACGACGCGGATGCGCTCGGCCATGCGCTCGACAGTCTGAGCCGGAATCCGGATCTCGCGCGTCAGCTTGCATGCAACGCAAAACAGAAACTGGACACACAGCATTCGCGCGACGCGATTACCGACGCTTACCTCGAGCTGTTCTCCTCGGGTCAAGACCGCCAACCCGATGGTCGATGGTCAACGCGTGTATAACTCACTGATCCCGTCAACCTTGGTCCGGGTGAATCCAGCCAAACGAAGGTAACTGCGCAGATCCTCAATGCGCCCCTCGCCAACGACATGCGGATGCACTTCCACAATGATCTTGTCGACTGAACTCAGGTCGGCGACCGGCAGAAGGTCCACTTCCGCTCCCTCTACATCCAAGACCAGAGCGGTCGGCTGGAACTCGCTCATTGTCTCTTGAATGCCATCGCACTCAACTCTGGTTTTTCCGCCGAGATTGCGATCATACATACTCGACGAGAATATGTTTTCGGCAATGTGGAAGTCGGAAGTCCCCGGCTCCACTGCAATCGCTTTTGTCCGCAAGTTGGGCTTCAAGCGGTTCAAGGCGTAATTCTTTTTGATGAGAGGTCCCATCAGCGGATTCGGTTCGTAGGACAGCACTTTGTCGCTACCGCAGATTTTCGCACAGGTCAGGCTGACAAGGCCGATTCCCGCTCCGATCTCAAGGACACGATCCTGCGGTGTCAAAGCGACCCTTACGAGTTTCCGTTCGGGCTCCTCATAGCTTTCCTTGTAAAGACCCTGGCGAATCGTTTCCGTTACATCATCTCGTGAGGTCGATATCTTTATCCCGTCGATTGAAATCACATCCGGCGCGAACCAACGACGCAGGCGTTTTTTGATTTTACGCTTAAATTTTCTCATTCTGCTGTCGCCCCCTGCAAGTCCTGTTTGAAATATATGGCAAAGAAAGAGGCTTCGCGGAAATGCCGTGGAATTATATACTCTCGAACAGCTTTCAGATTTTCGACCATACTCATGCTAGCATTAAAAATAATTTCTCCTTCTCTGGAGGAGAACTTCTTTGGTTTTCTGCGCTGACCCCAATAAAATTCACGCGTAATGTTGTTCCCCAGGGGCCAAATACGGATATCAGATGCACCGATCCCCGTTAGGAGACGCTCTATCTGAAGAGCGCCGTACCGCCGATACCCATGATATCTATGCTCAAAAAAACTTGGTGGCGCGGGAACGAAATGCAGATGCGTCAGAGGTTTCGATGCCTCTGATTCGAGATTGAGCAGTGCAGATCTATCGTATCGAATGTGTTCCAGCACCGACTGCGAAAAGATGCAATCCGCCTCGCCAATCGATATCCGGTTTTTTCCGATTTCCTGTTTACGGAACGAAACTTCAGCATCTGCGTATTTTTGCCAATGAGAGCTTTGCTGCGCGTCCAGGCCGAGATAGCTTTGATAGGAAACAACATTTTTGAGGTGTCTCGAATAAACTCCCGACCCGCAACCGAGATCGACCACATGCGGTGCAGTCGAAAACAAGGAGGGCATCATCGTCGCAATAAAATCGAAGCAGAGCACGCGGGTTGGGCTACCGTTGTCCACGGCATCGCCAAAAAGCTCACGTAGGCGCGCAATGTCCAACTGAGGCTCATAAGTCTCAACCGAGCCGGGAAGTGAGCCAAGAGCTTCCGTCCAACGTTCTAAAAGCGCATTTCCCCGGTATAAAAAACGCTCGGTTCCGTTCAGCTTGGTATCCCCTGAGATCGGTGATGCTGAACTGCTGTGCCTTGCCACGTCGCAAATCCTTCTCTTTTCTAAGGCATTTAAAACAATTGTGCGAGAAAAACAAGTATGATCGAGAACGCGATCAAAGTATTTCACTATGTAATCGCAAATAAAGAGAATCCAAACTGCCCGCTGTCGCCTGAATTGAAAACAGTTGCTCGACCCGTCGCCGACCGCGCGCAGAAAGATCCGCTCGCCTTTCGGGGTCTCGGATCAGATCCGAAATTGCATCGGAGAAAGCGGAGATATCTTCGGGGCATATTTTCTGGGCCGCGTCGCCGCAAACCTCCGCAAGGCCACCCCGGAAGGACGACATTAGGGCCGCGCCGCCCGCCATGGCTTCGATTGCCGTTCTGCCGAACGGCTCGTCGAACACGGACGGCACCAAGACGATGCTCGCGGCCTCCATACTCTCCTTGACCGTGGCGAAGGGAACATCCGTCCGGATCCGCGCGCGTTCGCCGAGCGGGACAATGGCGCGTCGCACAGCCTCAAGGTAGTCCTGGTTCTCATCGAGGGTCGAGAGGAGGAAGTCCGCTCGCCAATCCGCGTGATCACGCAGGGCGCACGACAGCGCAGAGGCTGCTTCAAGCCCGCCCTTCTCCGGGGTTGCGCGGCCTGCGAATACCACCGTCTTTTCGCGATCTTCCCGGGCCGTCCATTCCGCGACATCGAGGCCATTGTAGATCGTGGACGTGCGGCTCGCTTCGACGCCGAAGTCCTGGAGAAAGGCGGTTTCGCAAAAACGGCTCACGAAAACGATATGTGCGAAGGCGTTTAGCTGGCGGCGTTTCCAGAGGGACTTCAACCTGAAACCCGATATCCTCATCGAATTGTGCTTGTAGAGAATGACGGGTGTCGCCGGGCAGGCTCTGGCGATCGCGCGTGCTGACTTAAGGTGTTGATGAACCACGATCAGATCAGGCTTCCAGGCCGCAATAGCCTGAACGAAATCGTGAATCGGGCGATCGGTTGTTGTCGAGATACCCGTAAACGGCACACCTTCGAACGGTCTGTCGACTGCAACGCCGAAGACCCGCGTGGTTTCGCGAAAGGCAGAGTGCCGAACGCTGTCATGAACGCAAAGGTCGATGGCGGTGGCGCGATCAGGCCCAAAAAACATCCCTCTGGGCAAAACGATTGCGATTTTCGTCACGAAATTGCCTCAGGAAACAGGCGTTGAAGGATCGCTTGTGCAGTCAAGGGTCGTCAGCCGAATGTCAAGAAGCATGGGAGACGGTGTGTCCCATTCTGTTTGAACCGTTCCGGAAAGCGATTGCATGCAGCGCTGGATCAAGGCTAAAGGCGTAGGCGCCCACTTGAGGCAAATCAAGGCGAGTGTCGCGGTTTTATCATTCAATATTTCGAATGTACGGAGTGACGAATTCAACGAGAGGCGAAGCACGACATGGATCTGACCGGATTTTTCGATGCGTTCGGAGAGCCTGGAACTTCGGCGCTCGGCGGATTGGCGATCGGGATCGCTTTCGGTATCTTCGCGCAACGCAGCCGCTTTTGCCTGCGGGCAGCGGTTATCGAGTTTGCCAGGGGAAGCATCGGAATCAAGGTTGCCGTGTGGATCATTGCCTTTTCCGCCGCCGTTTTCCTGACCCAGGCCATGTTGCAGCTCGACGTGATCGATGTGTCGGAAGCCCGCCAGTTTGCCGCCCGCGGTTCCCTGTCCGGCGCCCTGATCGGCGGCGCACTCTTTGGAATCGGCATGGTGCTGGCGCGCGGATGCGCCAGCCGGCTTCTGGTGCTTTCGGCGACCGGAAACCTGCGCGCGCTTCTCTCCGGTCTGATCTTTGCGGTGGCGGCCGAAGCCTCGATCCACGGAATACTCTCGCCCCTGCGCGAAAAACTCGCAGGGCTCTGGACCGTGGGCGGGCGTGACAGCCTTGACCTTCTTCAGTCGCTTGGGCTGGACGCGGAGGCAGGACTTGTGATCGGCCTTCTGTTCGTCTGCGGTGCGGTGTTTTTTGCCGTGCGCGCCGGTCTTGGCCTCTGGGGCTGGCTGGGTGCGGCCGGAGTCGGCGCAACGGTCGCGACCGGATGGTGGTTCACCTATCAAATGTCCATCCAGGCCTTCGAGCCGATGACAGTGAAGAGCATGACGTTCACCGGCCCCTCGGCCGACACCTTGATGAGCGTGCTGACCCCTCCCGGGAGCAGTGTCGACTTCGATATCGGACTGGTGCCGGGAGTGTTCATCGGAGCGGCACTGGCCGCCCTTGCCGCGCGCGAATGGACGTTGCAGGGCTTTGAGGGCGGTCGGTCGATGCGCCGTTACATCGCCGGCGCAGTGCTTATGGGCTTCGGCGGCATGCTCGCCGGCGGCTGCGCCGTGGGCGCGGGCGTTACCGGCGGCTCCGTCTTTGCGCTCACCGCCTGGCTCACGCTGACCGCCATGTGGGCTGCGGCCGGGCTGACCGATCTAATAATCGACCGCCTGCCGAAGACCTCCGACACGCAGGTGCATGCGCCGCAGCCATTTTAACCAGCGCCTGGGATTGTCCTCGACCGTTCAGATCGGGAACCATCCGCTGCCGGCAATCGTCAGGCCGGTAACGTCGCGTCTCGACAGTCATCGTGCTCCGGGTTTGCAGCGCCATTCAGAATGCCCTTCGTCCATACATGGCAGTCCCCAACCCGGCCTGCGGCTTTCCGAACCCATGACAAGGCCGTCCCCGTCCTCTATGACGGCCCGAGATGACAACGGGCAAAAGGACGATTTCCGCCATGACCGACCAGATTGCGCCGTTTCTCGGGACCTGGATCCTGGACCGCGACGAAAGCGAGTTCGACCAGAGCGACCTGCCCAGGTCAGGGCGCTGCACGATCGAGGAGGAATTCGGGCTGGTGTGCATTCGCATGACGCTGATTACGGCGGACGGCGAGACGCTGGAGGGTGAGATCACCGGCGTTCCGGGTGGCACGGGACAGCGCCTGTCGGAAAGCGGGCTCGCCGACAGGCTGTTCCTGTATTTTGAAGACGACCACACTCTCACCTCCCAGGCCAAACGCGGGGACCTGGTGCTGATGACGGCGAAACGGATGCTCGCCGAGGACGGGCGCAGCATGGAGATAGAGCAGACCGTCGAGGTGCCCGGGGAGGGCCCGATCGTGAACACCGGCCTCTATCGCCGAGCGCAATAGCCCGACATCACAGGAGGTCTGGCCAGCGCGAAAGTGCCAGAACCCCGAACCAGCACAAAAGCGAGACAAAACCGGCGGTCCGGAAGCGCGAGATGGTGCCGCGCGAATCGACCTGGTCGAGCAGCCGCCAGGCGGGAACAAGACGCAGGCTCAGCGCATTCACCCCGGCAAGCGCGATCAGCACCATCTTGACCTGAAAGGCCGGCACGGCAGCGATGGCAAAGGGGCGCTGCGACAAGAGTGCGAGACCACCGAGCAAAGCCAGAACGAGGCCGGCGAAAGCCACAGGAGACAACACGCGCCGGACATCGCCGAGCGCCGCCGCCTTCCACAGCCCGAGAAGCCGAAGGTTCAGCGGCACCAGCGCTCCGACAAGCACCATCGCTCCAAAGAGATGCAATGTCAGCGCAGCGTCTTGCGCGAATGGCGACGCGGCAATCATTCGGGTCGCCGGCAAGGTGCTCAACCATTCCAGAAATGGTGCAATGTGGTGTATCGGCATGAAGGCTCCCGAGAGCACGCGTCAGCTCTTCTCATAGACTGATTCCCGCGCTTCTGGCGAGGCTACCTGGCGCGCGTGCAGTTATTTTGCTTGCAACCTGCGGCAGGATCATTACGTCAGTATGGCGCAACAATCCCGCCCGCTTTCCTCCTCACGCGAAAGGAACGACCCACTCCGATGGACATCTTTGCCTTCGTGCCGGCCCGCCACGCGCGAGACGCGGTCGACATCTATGTGCAGGCGCTGTTCCAGAAGCTCCGTCCCTTTTTCGGCACGGCGGAACAGGCGGCCGATTTTCTGGCGCCGCATCTACGCCCTGATCGGGCGGTCACCGCGGTGGATGGGGGACAATTGCTCGGCATTGCCGGCTTCAGGATGAACGGCTCGGGCCTGTTCGAACCGGGCTGGCCCGACTTTCAAAAACGATACGGCTTCGTCGGCGGTGCCGTGCGCGTGGCGGGTCTCTCCCTTCTGGAGAAGCCGGAGGATAACAAGACACTTTCGATGGACGGCATCGCGGTCGCAGGCCCGGCGCGTGGCAAGGGAGCCGGGACGGCCCTGCTCGAAGGGATCTGTGAAATCGCCCGGACCAACGCACGGCATGCCGTGCGGCTCGACGTGATCGACACCAATCCAAGGGCCCGCGCCCTTTACGAGCGAAACGGCTTTGTGGCGGGAAAGGTCGCGCACCTCGGCCCGCTCTCAAGGCTCTTCGGGTTTTCCAAGGCAACCGCAATGATCAAGCGACTGGACACGTCCCGGCACGCGACGCGTCTGAAACCTCAGTTGGACGGGACACCACATGGCACGGATTGAGTCGGGGATCTCGGAGGACCTGGACAAGCTGGCTCTTGGCGTTGTGCTTTTGATGGTGGCCGTTTTCGGCCTGGCGCAGGGTCTCACATATCCCCTGCTCTCGTTCATCCTGGAGCGCCAGGGCACACCGGCCTGGCTGATAGGCGCAAATGCGGCGACGATGGCCGTCGGCCTGATTGTATCCGCACCACTGACGCCCGGTCTCGCCATCCGCTTCGGCGCGGCACGGCTTGCCTTTGCCTGCGCCCTTGCCCTTGCCGTCATTTTCGCGGTGATCGCGATCTGGCAGTCGCTCTGGGTCTGGTTTCCCGCCCGCTTTCTGCTCGGTGTCGCGATCAACGGGCTTTATATTTCGAGCGAAACCTGGGTGAACCAGATGGCGCCCGACCGCATTCGGGGCCGTCTGCTAGGGTTTTATGCCACGTCGCTTGCCGGCGGTTTTGCGCTCGGCCCCGCGATCCTTGCCCTGACCGGCACGCAGACCCTCGCCCCCTTCCTGCTGTGCATCGGCGTCGCCTTCATCTGCGCCGGGCTGATCTGGGCGATCCGGGACCGGTTGCCTCGCTTCGCGGTCGGTGACACCGGGTCGATCCGCAAGGTGGCTCCGCTGATCCCGTTCCTGATGGCCGTCACCGGCATCGCGGCCGCTTTCGACCAGGCGATCCTCACGATGTTTCCGGTCTATGGCTTAAGCAACGGACTTGACGAACCGGCGATCGCGACCGCTCTCGCGGTGCTCATCGTCGGCAACATCCTGTTTCAGGTGCCCATCGGGACAATTGCCGACCGCTGGGGCACCGGACGCATGATGGCGCTCCTGTGCCTCCTCACCATTATCGGAGCGGCCCTGCTGCCGCTTCTGATCTCGCAGCACTTCGCGCTTTGGGCGATGCTCTTCGTCTGGGGGTCCGCCGCATATGGCGTTTACACCATCGCACTGATGGAGCTTGGACGACGCTTCACCGGCGCGATGCTGATCTCCGGCAACGCCGGTTTCGCGGTCATGTGGGGCGTCGGAGGCTTCGCCGGCCCCACAGTCTCCGGCGCCGTGATCGACATCGCAGGCCCGCACGGCCTGCCACTCCTCCTGGGCGCGGCCTACGCGGTGTTGCTCGTCGTCACGTTGCTGAGGCGACAGCCGCGCGGTGCCGGACACGGCCGCGTCTCCTGAAACGGGATGGCGCCGGACGCCGTCGCACTCAATATCCGGCGGCCTGCGCACCCTGACGCCGGGGGTCGGCGGCGCCGGCAAGCCCGCCCGCGACCGCCATCACCGATTGCGTCGACCCCATCACCGGTTTCACGGCAATGCTGTGGCCCTTTTCGGCCAGGAGCTTCAAGGTGTCGGGCGAGAAGCCCTCTTCCACACGCAGTTCATCGGGAAGCCACTGATGATGCATGCGCGGTGCCGCACTTGCCTCCGCGATGTTCATGCCGTGGTCGACAACGTTCAAGATGACCTGGAGAACCGTGGTGATGATCCGGCTGCCACCCGGCGACCCGGTCGCCAGCACGAACTCTCCGTCACGAAAGACAAGAGTGGGACTCATCGACGACAGCGGCCGTTTGCGCGGCTCGACCGCATTCGCCTTTCCCCCGATCAGCCCGTATGCGTTGGGAACGCCGGGCTTTGCGGAAAAGTCATCCAGCTCGTTGTTGAGCAGGATGCCGGTTCCCGATGCCATCATTCCAACGCCATAAGAAAAATTCAGCGTGTAGGTATTGGAAACCGCGTTTCCGGCGACATCGACCACGGAAAAATGCGTCGTCTCATTGCTTTCATAAGGCTGCGGAGCCCCGGGAGCGACCTCGGAGGCCGGTGCCGCCCGCGCCGGATCGAAATCGGCCATCCGCTCGATCGCATAGGCCTTCGACGTCAGGCCCTTGACCGGCACATCAACGAAATCGGGGTCGCCGAGATATTTGGAGCGGTCGGCATAGGCGCGCTTCATTGCCTCCGCCATCGCATGCAATGTCGCGGCCGATCCCGCGCCGCTCTCCGACAGGCCAAAAGGCTCCAGCATGTTGAGGATCTCGACGATATGCACACCGCCAGACGACGGTGGCGGCATCGAGGCGATCTCATACCCTTGGTAGGTCCCGGTGACAGGCTCGCGCCAGATCGCGCGATAGGCTTGAAGATCCTCCGTCGTCATCGACCCGCCGG of Stappia sp. ES.058 contains these proteins:
- a CDS encoding glycosyltransferase family 2 protein, yielding MVCTAARSNMLARCLRSLAGQELPRSVQAEICVIDNCEKGSAQAVVDELSGLDGWPIHYFQEVRRGIPFARNRSVDVALDRGYDWIALIDDDEQACDGWLATLFEVAQDEAADVVSGPVVRSYAAPPPSWWKTLKPIDGPKGTILTEAPTNNTLFARKLIEPEKYGLRFESALTFGFEDIDFFQRAHALGCKIVWTPDAVVEEEIPLSRVTTTRLLQRAMSSAAAHAFATRLRHGRRYSVLKFLPKAVRRILGGAILSVSAWPFHALGLSRGTHFHYKGRLRLMRGLGNIRGLTRHLPDYYATVDGH
- a CDS encoding glycosyltransferase, with the protein product MNEPTVHVSHIHLGIKGGAERFFVSLVRALAERGVSQQAFLFPDRVWKDQISDVCAIHELTFSRSHIARFFTNRRIAKINRDFRTNVMMSWMPQATRWLPDDPNILTLARLGDYPEKLDYFVNCDYLVCNTPDIAKSVAGQGWPSERAKVISNFTDTTPVPPARRSRFQTPDDAFVVLGTGRFVKRKGFDTLVEAMRHTSDRVVLWLMGEGEEEGALRQLVETHGLGERVRFLGWTLDPAPYLAAADALCIPSRHEPLGNVVLEAWASEKPVVATTSEGPSWLIEEKKNGLLVPVDDADALGHALDSLSRNPDLARQLACNAKQKLDTQHSRDAITDAYLELFSSGQDRQPDGRWSTRV
- a CDS encoding FkbM family methyltransferase, with translation MRKFKRKIKKRLRRWFAPDVISIDGIKISTSRDDVTETIRQGLYKESYEEPERKLVRVALTPQDRVLEIGAGIGLVSLTCAKICGSDKVLSYEPNPLMGPLIKKNYALNRLKPNLRTKAIAVEPGTSDFHIAENIFSSSMYDRNLGGKTRVECDGIQETMSEFQPTALVLDVEGAEVDLLPVADLSSVDKIIVEVHPHVVGEGRIEDLRSYLRLAGFTRTKVDGISELYTR
- a CDS encoding class I SAM-dependent methyltransferase, with the translated sequence MKYFDRVLDHTCFSRTIVLNALEKRRICDVARHSSSASPISGDTKLNGTERFLYRGNALLERWTEALGSLPGSVETYEPQLDIARLRELFGDAVDNGSPTRVLCFDFIATMMPSLFSTAPHVVDLGCGSGVYSRHLKNVVSYQSYLGLDAQQSSHWQKYADAEVSFRKQEIGKNRISIGEADCIFSQSVLEHIRYDRSALLNLESEASKPLTHLHFVPAPPSFFEHRYHGYRRYGALQIERLLTGIGASDIRIWPLGNNITREFYWGQRRKPKKFSSREGEIIFNASMSMVENLKAVREYIIPRHFREASFFAIYFKQDLQGATAE
- a CDS encoding glycosyltransferase family 4 protein, which encodes MTKIAIVLPRGMFFGPDRATAIDLCVHDSVRHSAFRETTRVFGVAVDRPFEGVPFTGISTTTDRPIHDFVQAIAAWKPDLIVVHQHLKSARAIARACPATPVILYKHNSMRISGFRLKSLWKRRQLNAFAHIVFVSRFCETAFLQDFGVEASRTSTIYNGLDVAEWTAREDREKTVVFAGRATPEKGGLEAASALSCALRDHADWRADFLLSTLDENQDYLEAVRRAIVPLGERARIRTDVPFATVKESMEAASIVLVPSVFDEPFGRTAIEAMAGGAALMSSFRGGLAEVCGDAAQKICPEDISAFSDAISDLIRDPERRADLSARGRRRVEQLFSIQATAGSLDSLYLRLHSEIL
- a CDS encoding YeeE/YedE family protein: MDLTGFFDAFGEPGTSALGGLAIGIAFGIFAQRSRFCLRAAVIEFARGSIGIKVAVWIIAFSAAVFLTQAMLQLDVIDVSEARQFAARGSLSGALIGGALFGIGMVLARGCASRLLVLSATGNLRALLSGLIFAVAAEASIHGILSPLREKLAGLWTVGGRDSLDLLQSLGLDAEAGLVIGLLFVCGAVFFAVRAGLGLWGWLGAAGVGATVATGWWFTYQMSIQAFEPMTVKSMTFTGPSADTLMSVLTPPGSSVDFDIGLVPGVFIGAALAALAAREWTLQGFEGGRSMRRYIAGAVLMGFGGMLAGGCAVGAGVTGGSVFALTAWLTLTAMWAAAGLTDLIIDRLPKTSDTQVHAPQPF
- a CDS encoding GNAT family N-acetyltransferase, whose protein sequence is MDIFAFVPARHARDAVDIYVQALFQKLRPFFGTAEQAADFLAPHLRPDRAVTAVDGGQLLGIAGFRMNGSGLFEPGWPDFQKRYGFVGGAVRVAGLSLLEKPEDNKTLSMDGIAVAGPARGKGAGTALLEGICEIARTNARHAVRLDVIDTNPRARALYERNGFVAGKVAHLGPLSRLFGFSKATAMIKRLDTSRHATRLKPQLDGTPHGTD
- a CDS encoding MFS transporter; protein product: MARIESGISEDLDKLALGVVLLMVAVFGLAQGLTYPLLSFILERQGTPAWLIGANAATMAVGLIVSAPLTPGLAIRFGAARLAFACALALAVIFAVIAIWQSLWVWFPARFLLGVAINGLYISSETWVNQMAPDRIRGRLLGFYATSLAGGFALGPAILALTGTQTLAPFLLCIGVAFICAGLIWAIRDRLPRFAVGDTGSIRKVAPLIPFLMAVTGIAAAFDQAILTMFPVYGLSNGLDEPAIATALAVLIVGNILFQVPIGTIADRWGTGRMMALLCLLTIIGAALLPLLISQHFALWAMLFVWGSAAYGVYTIALMELGRRFTGAMLISGNAGFAVMWGVGGFAGPTVSGAVIDIAGPHGLPLLLGAAYAVLLVVTLLRRQPRGAGHGRVS
- the ggt gene encoding gamma-glutamyltransferase, with the protein product MTMRVVKTFAVIGLVVAGQIGGAAAGQAQTASVTSTPILSGNDRFHPVIARSGMVSSQEAIATRVGRDILAAGGNAVDAAVATGFALAVTLPRAGNLGGGGFMMVHMAQTGETLALDYRETAPAGAFGDMFLDDAGNADSRKSRFSGLAVGVPGTVAGLAGAHERFGSGTFTFAQLVAPAIALARNGFPVSDDLSQSLKRSFPRLSKDPDAADIFYKAGGGFYEPGDRLVQAELAMSLEKIAAQGARGFYEGPVADAIAARVSGAGGSMTTEDLQAYRAIWREPVTGTYQGYEIASMPPPSSGGVHIVEILNMLEPFGLSESGAGSAATLHAMAEAMKRAYADRSKYLGDPDFVDVPVKGLTSKAYAIERMADFDPARAAPASEVAPGAPQPYESNETTHFSVVDVAGNAVSNTYTLNFSYGVGMMASGTGILLNNELDDFSAKPGVPNAYGLIGGKANAVEPRKRPLSSMSPTLVFRDGEFVLATGSPGGSRIITTVLQVILNVVDHGMNIAEASAAPRMHHQWLPDELRVEEGFSPDTLKLLAEKGHSIAVKPVMGSTQSVMAVAGGLAGAADPRRQGAQAAGY